From Neospora caninum Liverpool complete genome, chromosome VIII, a single genomic window includes:
- a CDS encoding inositol polyphosphate kinase domain containing protein encodes MEDWMTAELAAGPCPQDKGGCAAGFFCSGHVDSSGSQAGTQPTGSEIKAGTWQATLAGGHAKNFRFSRDGLYITKRTHTREIEFYRWIYDLAGTPLPQNPSVHDESDLPNTQQSEPGSRHGKASGAASPTPASDEASGANEQPCLQRLISTDRSSASPRLDKSGKTEEASLMSKNGFSQNEWPPNAKRIDTENQARALKPWIPGVVCASVARAGDVPDSSGGSAESNEPEKGDTGGDGRKRGILVLANILHGMRWPVVVDLKMGTRTYRDEASPEKRERAKRYAEERGSASVGMAFCGLSAHRQDGTVVTVDGGSRAPRDCQHPRRLEDFVKVLQAFLSFVGLEKRRKDIGASLLLQLGELELALENLTIANFYGSSILLAYDAAAAEDSSDLCGRADAPPTKAQVKIVDFAHVTMMPKEPDLNGFLFGLRNLKSALQQAVASSVRGGVL; translated from the exons ATGGAAGATTGGATGACTGCAGAGTTAGCCGCCGGGCCGTGCCCGCAAGACAAGGGAGGCTGCGCGGCCGGCTTTTTTTGCAGTGGTCACGTGGATTCTAGTGGATCCCAAGCTGGGACACAACCTACCGGCAGCGAAATCAAGGCAGGCACGTGGCAGGCAACCCTAGCTGGGGGCCATGCGAAGAATTTCCGGTTTTCACGTGACGGATTGTACATCACCAAACGGACCCACACCCGCGAGATCGAGTTCTATCGGTGGATCTATGACCTTGCAGGCACGCCTCTTCCCCAAAATCCGAGTGTCCACGACGAAAGCGACTTACCTAATACACAACAAAGTGAACCAGGAAGCAGGCACGGAAAGGCGTCGGGGGCAGCCTCTCCTACACCGGCTTCTGACGAAGCTTCAGGGGCAAACGAGCAGCCCTGTCTTCAGCGTTTGATCTCCACTGATCGTTCATCTGCAAGTCCGCGCCTGGACAAAtcagggaaaacggaagaagccTCTCTCATGTCCAAGAACGGTTTCTCGCAAAACGAATGGCCCCCGAACGCGAAAAGGATCGATACAGAGAATCAGGCGCGAGCTCTGAAACCCTGGATTCCGGGCGTCGTCTGTGCTTCAGTCGCACGTGCTGGGGATGTTCCCGACTCAAGCGGGGGCTCCGCTGAGTCAAATGAGCCTGAAAAAGGGGACACTGGCGGGGacgggaggaaacgaggaattCTTGTCCTCGCTAACATTCTCCATGGCATGAGATGGCCGGTTGTTGTGGACCTGAAAATGG GCACGCGGACTTACAGGGATGAGGCCTCGCCTGAAAAACGTGAGCGAGCAAAACGGTACGCAGAAGAACGCGGGAGCGCTTCTGTAGGCATGGCCTTTTGTGGCCTTTCTGCCCACCGCCAGGACGGAACTGTGGTGACAGTTGACGGCGGGTCTCGCGCCCCACGGGACTGCCAGCATCCGAGGAGGCTGGAAGACTTTGTGAAAGTCCTCCAGGCATTCCTCAGTTTTGTGGGCTTGGAGAAACGTCGAAAGGACATTGGCGCTTCACTGCTGCTCCAGCTTGGCGAGCTTGAGCTGGCGCTTGAAAATTTGACGATAGCGAATTTTTACGGGAGCAGCATTCTGTTAGCTTATgacgctgcagccgctgaaGACAGCTCGGATTTATGTGGCAGAGCGGATGCTCCGCCCACAAAAGCTCAGGTAAAAATTGTGGATTTTGCTCATGTGACGATGATGCCTAAGGAGCCTGATCTGAATGGGTTCCTTTTTGGGCTGAGAAACCTGAAAAGCGCACTGCAGCAGGCCGTCGCGAGCTCCGTCAGGGGGGGTGTTCTTTAA